One genomic region from Deltaproteobacteria bacterium encodes:
- a CDS encoding relaxase domain-containing protein, with translation MVASIGAVASPSQGAAYYERDGYYAKDAPEHRAASSWMGSGAAELGLEGPVDSEVFRSVLEGFVPDGSGRRLGRMDRDGGITHRPGRDLTFSAPKSVSLAALVGRDARVVEAHDRAVAFTLDWFERNVAETRMRDPGTGRVSRA, from the coding sequence GTGGTGGCGTCCATCGGCGCGGTCGCGAGCCCTTCCCAGGGCGCCGCCTACTATGAACGCGACGGCTACTACGCGAAGGACGCCCCCGAGCACCGCGCCGCAAGCTCGTGGATGGGGAGCGGCGCGGCCGAGCTCGGGCTCGAAGGGCCGGTCGACTCCGAGGTCTTCCGGTCGGTTCTCGAAGGCTTTGTGCCGGACGGCTCCGGACGGCGCCTCGGACGGATGGACAGGGACGGCGGGATCACGCACCGTCCCGGCCGCGACCTCACCTTTTCCGCCCCCAAGTCTGTGTCCCTCGCGGCGCTCGTGGGCCGTGACGCCCGGGTCGTGGAAGCCCACGACCGCGCCGTGGCGTTCACCCTCGACTGGTTCGAGAGGAACGTGGCGGAGACCCGGATGAGGGACCCCGGGACCGGCCGCGTGTCGCGCGC